One window of the Ammospiza caudacuta isolate bAmmCau1 chromosome 9, bAmmCau1.pri, whole genome shotgun sequence genome contains the following:
- the BMS1 gene encoding ribosome biogenesis protein BMS1 homolog, whose amino-acid sequence MEEKEKKKHRAKQSGPKAEKKRKRYLNELGIGDEENARKRNPKAFTVQSAVRMARTFHRTQDLKTKKHHIPVVDRTPLEPPPVVVVVVGPPKVGKSTVIKCLIKNFTRQKLVEIRGPVTIVSGKKRRLTIIECGCDINTMIDLAKVADLVLMLIDASFGFEMETFEFLNICQVHGFPKIMGVLTHLDTFKNNKQLKKTKKKLKHRFWTEVYPGAKLFYLSGMVHGEYQKQEIHNLGRFISVMKFRPLTWQTSHPYVLADRMEELTNPEDVRINPKCDRKISLYGYLRGAHLKNKSQIHMPGVGDFTVSDVSFLPDPCALPEQQKKRSLNEKEKLVYAPLSGVGGIVYDKDAVYIDLGGSHAHEKEEEEVRPNQELVQSLISTHSAIDVKMASSKVSLFMDSTPLGSEDVGQEFVMPKEERQVDLKTGRVRRKAVFEDDEKENDDAASDEEDDQEEEEDEEEAVSEDGSDGDDENDAEEESERVLLREGMAVRRAKRLKTEVPQAEAVNELPAFADSDDDLELSSEEEGETAPEDSEMEEDEEEEEEEGDIQRTCEDESSGSEFEAANKRAESKQCDMDSEHTETKPQISEHSPKRKGVLTTDSGNCTAEEASESEDENSSLEEGDDEGESHEELEAEESNRNGFQDSQAKKADSVRHTKVKTVDTEDDDVENLLREEEEYEEKIDLSADTTGALKWKEDLTQKAAEAFLRQQRSTPNLRKLVYGTAVEDEDQESEDADDELGGLFRVSRPDKASKQKANALDCSKFLVEKPQDWDLEEVMSSIRDCFVTGKWEDDKDAAKLLEEDEELYGDFEDLETGVVHKGKAAAGGEQSGSEEEEEEDDKMSKPEPEEEEKKKERMDKKRKLKEMFDAEYDEGDATYFDDLKEEMHKQAQLNRAEFEDQDDETRVQYEGFRPGMYVRIEIENVPCEFVLNFDPHYPIILGGLGNSEGNVGYVQLRLKKHRWYKKILKTRDPLILSLGWRRFQTIPMFYIEDHNGRHRLLKYTPQHMHCGAAFWGPITPQGTGFLAVQSVSGTTPDFRIAATGVVLDLDKSITIVKKLKLTGFPFKIFKNTCFIKGMFNSQLEVAKFEGAAIRSVSGIRGQIKKALRAPVGAFRATFEDKLLMSDIVFVRTWYPVSIPMFYNPVTSLLKPAGEKDSWSGMKTTGQLRYERGIKLKQNKDSLYKPIVREKRHFNKLHIPKALQKALPFKNKPKNLEKKGKTPKDQWRPAVIREPHEKKISALLSALSTVNNYKIKKAKVKHREQLKEYLKVKQKEDEQKFKRQKEAKKKVYRILGQREKKKQKSSLKGSSKGEKNM is encoded by the exons atggaggaaaaagagaagaagaagcaCCGTGCGAAGCAAAGCGGGCCGaaggcagagaagaaaaggaagcgTTATCTCAATGAGCTGGGAATAGGCGATGAGGAGAATGCGCGGAAGAGAAACCCCAAAGCCTTCACGGTGCAGTCCGCTGTGCGGATGGCCAGGACTTTCCATCG AACTCAGGATCTGAAGACTAAAAAGCATCACATTCCCGTGGTTGACCGGACTCCTTTGGAGCCACCTCCCGTGGTGGTGGTTGTGGTTGGCCCTCCCAAGGTTGGGAAGAGCACTGTGATCAAGTGTCTCATTAAAAACTTCACCAGGCAAAAGCTGGTTGAAATCCGGGGTCCTGTTACAATTGTTTCAG GTAAAAAGCGCCGGCTGACCATTATTGAATGTGGGTGTGACATTAACACAATGATTGACCTGGCTAAAGTTGCTGATTTG GTTCTCATGCTCATTGATGCCAGCTTTGGATTTGAGATGGAGACATTTGAATTCCTGAACATTTGCCAGGTACATGGCTTTCCCAAAATTATGGGAGTTCTAACCCACTTGGACACATTCAAGAACAACAAACAATTAAAGAAGACTAAAAAGAAGTTAAAGCACAGATTCTGGACTGAAGTGTATCCG GGTGCCAAGTTGTTTTATTTGTCTGGGATGGTTCATGGAGAATATCAAAAGCAGGAAATTCACAATTTGGGGCGTTTTATCTCGGTTATGAAATTCCGGCCTCTCACTTGGCAAACGTCTCACCCATATGTTCTTGCAGACAG AATGGAAGAGCTGACAAACCCAGAGGATGTTCGAATCAATCCCAAATGTGACAGGAAGATATCACTGTATGGATACCTGAGAGGAGCACACCTAAAAAACAAAAGTCAAATTCACATGCCAG gtgTTGGAGACTTCACAGTGAGTGATGTGAGTTTCCTGCCAGACCCCTGtgctctccctgagcagcagaagaaacGTTCCTTGAATGAGAAAGAGAAGCTTGTCTATGCCCCTCTCTCAGGAGTTGGGGGTATTGTGTATGACAAAGATGCTGTTTACATTGACCTTGGTGGAAGCCATGCTCATGAAAAAGAAGAG GAGGAAGTGAGGCCAAATCAGGAACTTGTTCAGAGCCTCATCTCCACACACTCAGCCATTGATGTTAAGATGGCATCAAGCAAGGTCTCTCTCTTCATGGACTCTACACCCTTGGGTTCAGAAGATGTAGGACAAGA GTTTGTGATGCCAAAAGAAGAGAGGCAGGTGGATTTGAAGACTGGAAGAGTTCGTCGGAAAGCCGTATTTGAAGACGACGAGAAGGAAAATGATGATGCCGCAAGTGATGAGGAAGATGaccaggaagaagaagaagatgaggAAGAAGCAGTGTCTGAAGATGGAAGTGATGGTGATGATGAAAATGATGCTGAGGAAGAAAGTGAGAGAGTGCTCTTGCGGGAAGGGATGGCTGTTAGGAGAGCCAAGCGTCTGAAAACAGAGGTGCCTCAGGCAGAAGCTGTGAATGAGCTACCAGCATTTGCTGACAGTGATGATGAtctggagctgagctctgaagaagaaggagaaactGCCCCTGAAGACAGTGAGatggaggaagatgaggaggaggaagaggaggagggggacATACAAAGGACTTGTGAAGATGAAAGCTCAGGTAGTGAATTTGAGGCTGCAAATAAGAGAGCTGAATCTAAGCAGTGTGATATGGATAGTGAAcatacagaaacaaaaccacaaatctCAGAGCACAGCCCCAAAAGAAAAGGAGTGCTCACTACAGATTCAGGAAACTGCACTGCAGAAGAGGCATCAGAATCTGAGGATGAGAACTCTTCCCTTGAAGAGGGTGATGATGAAGGAGAATCACATGAGGAATTAGAAGCTGAAGAGTCAAATAGGAATGGATTTCAGGACAGTCAAGCAAAGAAAGCTGATAGTGTTAGACACACTAAAGTTAAAACTGTAGATACTGAGGATGATGATGTGGAGAACCTGctgagagaggaagaggagtatgaagaaaaaatagatCTTTCTGCTGACACAACAG gtGCACTTAAATGGAAAGAGGACCTCACACAGAAGGCAGCTGAGGCCTTTCTGAGACAGCAGCGTTCAACTCCCAATCTTCGCAAACTTGTATATGGAACAG CTGTGGAGGATGAGGACCAGGAGAGTGAGGATGCAGATGATGAACTTGGAGGTTTGTTTCGTGTCAGCCGTCCAGACAAAGCATCCAAACAGAAGGCCAATGCTCTTGACTGCTCCAAATTCCTGGTAGAAAAGCCACAAGATTGGGATTTAGAAGAG GTTATGAGCAGTATTCGAGACTGCTTTGTTACTGGAAAGTGGGAGGATGATAAAGATGCAGCAAAGCTGTTGGAGGAAGATG AAGAGCTGTATGGAGATTTTGAAGATCTGGAAACTGGGGTCGTGcacaaaggaaaagctgctgctggaggagagcag TCTGGaagtgaagaagaggaggaggaagatgacaAAATGTCCAAACCAGagcctgaggaggaggaaaagaaaaaggagcgcatggacaagaaaagaaaacttaaagAAATGTTTGATGCAGAATATGATGAAGGGGATGCCACATACTTTGATGATCTTAAAGAAGAAATGCATAAACAAGCACAG CTGAACCGAGCGGAATTTGAAGATCAGGATGATGAGACCAGAGTGCAGTATGAGGGATTCAGGCCTGGCATGTATGTTCGAATAGAGATTGAGAATGTGCCCTGTGAATTTGTCCTGAACTTTGATCCTCATTATCCCATCATCCTGGGTGGTCTGGGCAACAGTGAGGGAAATGTCGGCTATGTACAG CTGCGCCTGAAGAAGCACCGGTGGTACAAGAAGATCCTGAAGACGCGCGATCCCCTGATCCTGTCGCTGGGCTGGAGGCGCTTCCAGACCATCCCCATGTTCTACATCGAGGACCACAACGGGCGTCACCGCCTGCTCAAGTACACCCCACAGCACATGCACTGTGGGGCAGCCTTCTGGG gGCCCATCACTCCTCAGGGGACAGGATTTTTGGCAGTGCAGTCTGTCAGTGGCACAACG CCTGACTTCCGGATTGCTGCCACAGGAGTTGTGCTTGATTTAGATAAATCCATCACTATTGTGAAGAAATTAAAGCTAACTGGTTTTCCATTCAAAATTTTCAAGAACACTTGTTTTATTAAG GGCATGTTTAACTCTCAGTTGGAAGTGGCCAAGTTTGAAGGTGCAGCGATCCGCAGTGTGAGTGGCATCCGAGGCCAGATCAAAAAGGCCCTCAGAGCTCCTGTGGGTGCTTTCAGAGCAACATTTGAAGACAAGCTGCTGATGAGTG ATATTGTTTTTGTGAGGACTTGGTATCCTGTTTCTATCCCAATGTTTTATAACCCTGTAACATCCCTGCTGAAGCCAGCAGGTGAGAAAGATAGTTGGAGTGGAATGAAAACAACAGGCCAGCTGAGGTATGAGCGAGGCAtcaaactgaaacaaaacaaggaTTCTCTCTATAAg CCTATTGTGAGGGAGAAGAGGCACTTCAATAAGCTCCACATCCCTAAAGCACTGCAGAAGGCACTGCCTTTTAAGAACAAGCCTAAGAATCTTGAGAAGAAAGGCAAGACTCCAAAAGACCAGTGGAGACCAGCTGTTATCAGGGAGCCTCATGAAAAGAAG ATATCAGCTCTACTCAGTGCTTTGAGTACAGTGAATAATTACAAGATAAAGAAAGCCAAAGTAAAGCATCGGGAACAGCTTAAAGAATATCTCAAAGTTAAGCAGAAGGAGGATGAACAGAAATTCAAGAGGCAAAAGGAGGCTAAGAAAAAAGTCTATCGCATACTGGgacaaagggagaaaaagaagcagaagtCAAGCTTGAAAGGATCTAGTAAGGGAGAGAAGAATATGTAA